In Carnobacteriaceae bacterium zg-84, the genomic window AATGTGTTGAAATATCTCCTGTTTTCAAATCTAATTCAGGTAATAGCTCATTTAAAAGTGTTGATTTACCTGCTCCCGATTGTCCCATTAAAACCGAAAGCTTACCTTGTAAAACATTTTTTAATGTTGATAATACATTTTCTTGGTGTGAATAAAAGACTGTATATCCTAATTGCTCATAATACTGACACATTTGATGTATAGACGTCCTATCTTCTATTAAATCACATTTGCTTACATAAATAACAGGTTGTATCATCAGCTGTTCCAATGTCACAATAAACCGATCTAATAAAAAACTAGAAAAATCCGGTTCAATAGCCGACATCACGATAATGCCTTTATCCACATTGCAAATAGGCGGTCGAACGAGTTCATTTTTTCTTGGAAATAGCTTTAATAATACACCTTCTTTGTCATTAGTACTTTCAAACTCAACAAAATCTCCAACCAAAGGTTTTTGATTGCTTGCACGGAAATTTCCTCTCCCTCGTGTTTGATACACTTTTTGATTAGCTTCCACATAATAAAAACCACTTAACGCTTTAATAATTTGTCCTTTTATGCCTATCACCTCATTTATTTACTACAATTCTATCATAAAGTACCTACTCGGAACAGATAAATCATTTTCTATTTAAAAAATATGATAAGATAATCTTCACTCATCTATTAGTATTTTTGAATATACATTTAATCTTATATTGATTATACCATATTAACAGAACAATACGAACGATCGACTATACTTGTCTTTATACCAAACCGTGTTGGTGGCTTTCAGCCACCAACACGGTTTTACGAAGTACCATAAAAACACAAAAAGCACCCTAAGGTGCTTCTCGTATGACTATTCAACGTCTTCTTTAATGTCTTCAACAGATTCTTTTACATCTTCTACAACTTCTTCAGCTGTATCTTTTACTTTTTCTGCTTTAAATGATAGTTGAGATTTCAAACCTTCAACATTTTCTTTTAATGTGCCACGTAATTCTTCTGTTGATTGTAAAGCCGCTTCTTTTAATTCTTGACCTTTAATGCTTGCTAGTTCAACATAATCTAAAGCAACAGCTTTTAAATCTTCTGCTTTATCAGCAATATCTTCACGTAATTCTTCACCTTTTTTAGGTGCGTATAATAATGCTACAACAGCTCCTGTTGCCGCTGCTAAAACAGTTGTAAATACATATTTTAATTTCATGTTATTCTCTCCTTATCTCATTAAAATTTTTTGATTGTTGTTGGTTTTTTCTTTGTTGTCGATTTGAAAATTTTGCTGACTGCACTTCCCATTTTCACAACAGACTTACTTGCTTGTTTTTTTCTTAAAACAAATGATTTTGATAAATTGTTCGCAGATGTATTCACATTTGAAACAGATACACCTAATTCACCCAATGCTTTAAAAACAGGATCTGTTTGTTCTAATTTACCATTGATGTCATTGACTAAATAATTCGCTTTATTTAATAAGCCTTCAACTTCGATTGATAAACTATCAACATCTTTTGTGACAATATCAAGACTATTTTTTACTTCATTCAATAATTGATTTGTTGTTTTAACAACACCCATCAATCGTTGTATAAATAATACTAATACAATCACTAACACAATGCAAGCAACTAACAACAAAGATAATAAAATATTATTAAAGCCCATAATGTTCTCCTTGTTCTATGTTTTTCTGTTTTCTTTTTCTCTTTTCTTGAATGATACGTGATAAATCAGTAATCACTGGTAACTCAATTCTAAAAGTAGAACCACTACCTACAACACTTTCAACACTAATACTTCCTTTGTACCCTTCAATCAATTCTTTTGCAATGGATAAGCCTAAACCATTTCCGCCTTTATGACGAGATCTAGCTTTATCAACTCTGTAAAATCTCGCAAATACTTCCTTCATGTCTTTTTCAGAAATACCTTCTCCAAAATCTTGAACAGAAATTTGTACATTATTCAATGTTTTAGATAAAGACAAATGTATTTGAGGAATATCCGTTGAATATTTCACAGCATTATCCAATAAAATAATCAAAACTTGTTCTAAGTGATGACGAGAAATAGATACCCAAATTTCTGTTTCATCTTTAGGATAATCATTCTCAAGTTGAAACTTAAATTTCGGATGAATAAGCTCAAAATTATGATGAACTTGGTTGACTAAACCAACGACTTCTGTCATTTCATTTTTGTAGTGAATACCAACTTGTTCAGCTCGAGATAAATCTAACATTTCTTGTACTAATGTTTTCATTCTTCCTATCTCTGATAAAGAAGCTGTCAATGATTCTTCTAAAACTTTAGGATCATCTTTTCCCCAACGATTTAATAATTGCAAATGCCCTTCAACAATGGCAACCGGCGTTCTTAATTCATGAGAAACGTCCTCCACAAATCTTTTTTGATGTGTGATATACATAGCCATTGTATCCAATAAATCATTAAAACCAATGGATAGATCTGTTAGCTCATCGCTTTTTCTTCTTGATAAATCCATACGTTTATCAGAAAGTGCATCTTCTTTTAACTCTGCCATAATATCTGTCATGTGCTTAATTGGTTTAAAGAAAATATAAGCAACAATATTTCCTGCAATCATACAAATAACAATCGCAATCAAAGTAATAAAACCATATGTTTTATAAATATTGTTAACATGTTGATAATAGTGATTCAATCCAAATATCAGTTGCATATATCCTTTTGATTCTTGCGTTTTTTCATCAATAATGGCATGGGTTGTAATAACAACGTCTTTTTTATTATTTTTTATAACAGATAATTCATCATTTTTTGGACTAAATACTATTTTAGGAAAAGGCAAACTTTCATAAATTAGTCTATTTTCCGTATTAAAAATTCTCACTTCAATATTATCATTTGTAAAATGATAAGGTATAGCAGCCGTCGTTGAAAATTCTGTTTGACGTGTAGATGTTGTAAAGAAATCATGAAGATTTTGTTCGTTTAAAGGTTCAGATGATTGAGATAAAATACGGACCATTGTTTGAGAATATTGCGTAATTAAATTTATCTCTGATGAAAAAACCTGATCCTTTAAAAAGAGAACCATGACATAAGAAATAGATAAGTATAATAAAGAAAAAATAATACTTAACATACCTGCCCATTTCCAACGTAATGACAAGTTATTGGAAAATAACTTTTTTATCATGACCTCATAACATATCCTGTACCACGTACAGTTTGCACATAACTTTTTTGATTAGGTCTATCAATTTTATTTCTCAAATAACGAACATATACATCTACAACATTTGTTTCAACTTCTGGTTTATATCCCCAAACACGTTCTAATAGCACATCACGAGATAAGACAACATTGATATTTTCCATTAAGGTTAACAACAATTCATATTCACGTTTTGTTAAATCAATCACTTCACCGTCACGTTTTACAATACGATTTTCTTTTTCAATCATTAAATCTTTATACGTTACAACCGTTTGTTTTTGATTTTTAGCATCATCTGCTAAATCAATACGTCTAAATAGAGAGCGTAAACGTGCCAATAATTCTTCTATGGCAAAAGGTTTTACGATATAATCATCTGCCCCTTGATCTAATCCAGATACTCTATCTAAAACAGAATCTCTCGCTGTCATAATGATAATAGGCGTTTCTTTCGTTGGTCGTATACGACGACAAACTTCTAACCCATTCAATTCAGGTAACATTAAATCTAATAAAATAACATCCCACTCTTTATTTAATGCTGCGTCTAAACCGCTGCGTCCGTCATGATAGATTTCCGTTTCGTACCCCTCATGTTTTAATTCTAACTCTACAAAACGTGCTAAATTCTTTTCATCTTCAATAATCAAGACACGCTTTTTATCTGTGTGTTCCATGCTTTTCTTCCTTTCATAAAAAGTTCGATATTACTTAATAATATCATACATTAAAACGGATAAATTTACCATTAAAATTACTTTTTATTGTTCAAAAAACTCTTTATATAGTGCACGAACCGCTCTATGTTCGTCTTGGGGTGCAATACCAAAAATAATACTTACTTCTGATGACCCTTGGTTAACCATTTGAACGTTGACATTTGCATTGGCAAAAGCGTTTGCCGCACGTGCAAGCGTCCCTACTGATTCAACCATTCCTTCCCCTACAATCATAACTAAACAAATTGGATCTTTGAAGCGAACTTCATCAGCATTTAATTCAT contains:
- the rsgA gene encoding ribosome small subunit-dependent GTPase A → MKGQIIKALSGFYYVEANQKVYQTRGRGNFRASNQKPLVGDFVEFESTNDKEGVLLKLFPRKNELVRPPICNVDKGIIVMSAIEPDFSSFLLDRFIVTLEQLMIQPVIYVSKCDLIEDRTSIHQMCQYYEQLGYTVFYSHQENVLSTLKNVLQGKLSVLMGQSGAGKSTLLNELLPELDLKTGDISTHLGRGRHTTRHVEVHDVEGCFIADTPGFSAIDFFDMSLQELEQCFVDFFTFKQDCQFRGCLHTHEPHCAVKKQLDTNVGLNQRYQHYVQFHDEIKNKKIIYKK
- a CDS encoding YtxH domain-containing protein, which codes for MKLKYVFTTVLAAATGAVVALLYAPKKGEELREDIADKAEDLKAVALDYVELASIKGQELKEAALQSTEELRGTLKENVEGLKSQLSFKAEKVKDTAEEVVEDVKESVEDIKEDVE
- a CDS encoding DUF948 domain-containing protein; the encoded protein is MGFNNILLSLLLVACIVLVIVLVLFIQRLMGVVKTTNQLLNEVKNSLDIVTKDVDSLSIEVEGLLNKANYLVNDINGKLEQTDPVFKALGELGVSVSNVNTSANNLSKSFVLRKKQASKSVVKMGSAVSKIFKSTTKKKPTTIKKF
- a CDS encoding HAMP domain-containing histidine kinase; its protein translation is MIKKLFSNNLSLRWKWAGMLSIIFSLLYLSISYVMVLFLKDQVFSSEINLITQYSQTMVRILSQSSEPLNEQNLHDFFTTSTRQTEFSTTAAIPYHFTNDNIEVRIFNTENRLIYESLPFPKIVFSPKNDELSVIKNNKKDVVITTHAIIDEKTQESKGYMQLIFGLNHYYQHVNNIYKTYGFITLIAIVICMIAGNIVAYIFFKPIKHMTDIMAELKEDALSDKRMDLSRRKSDELTDLSIGFNDLLDTMAMYITHQKRFVEDVSHELRTPVAIVEGHLQLLNRWGKDDPKVLEESLTASLSEIGRMKTLVQEMLDLSRAEQVGIHYKNEMTEVVGLVNQVHHNFELIHPKFKFQLENDYPKDETEIWVSISRHHLEQVLIILLDNAVKYSTDIPQIHLSLSKTLNNVQISVQDFGEGISEKDMKEVFARFYRVDKARSRHKGGNGLGLSIAKELIEGYKGSISVESVVGSGSTFRIELPVITDLSRIIQEKRKRKQKNIEQGEHYGL
- a CDS encoding response regulator transcription factor, translating into MEHTDKKRVLIIEDEKNLARFVELELKHEGYETEIYHDGRSGLDAALNKEWDVILLDLMLPELNGLEVCRRIRPTKETPIIIMTARDSVLDRVSGLDQGADDYIVKPFAIEELLARLRSLFRRIDLADDAKNQKQTVVTYKDLMIEKENRIVKRDGEVIDLTKREYELLLTLMENINVVLSRDVLLERVWGYKPEVETNVVDVYVRYLRNKIDRPNQKSYVQTVRGTGYVMRS